Proteins encoded by one window of Silvibacterium dinghuense:
- a CDS encoding DUF481 domain-containing protein has translation MPIAVVLVAGSLTNGWIHKAFAQAATSPDVLTLSNGDQLRGKLVSETAGTVTFHSDGAGDLTLSWDKIKSIQTTQHFAVIQQGQHLSRKNADSDVPKGAVAIQNGNVQVGPEGQAKEIPQANVQYMVDAAAYDKEVHSHPGWGQGWNGTLSAGLADVEATQNSRTFTGAANFIRTVPTVSWLDPRYRTMADFAAAYGSLSQPGTVTTKTNIIHAGAEQDWFLSSRLYALADVSFDHNYSQGLSLQQIYGGGLGFVAYKSPREELDLKGDIHYERQNFGYTPGVVPEVKTPDKDLIGADAGDAYMVKLVHGIVLNQGLTVTPAFNTPSAWSALATAGLAFPVYKRLGFNLSALDDFLNDPAYGSKKNSFQFSAGITYTLK, from the coding sequence ATGCCGATTGCGGTCGTACTGGTGGCGGGTTCACTGACGAATGGGTGGATTCATAAAGCCTTTGCTCAAGCTGCGACCAGCCCTGATGTCCTTACGCTCTCGAATGGTGACCAGCTGCGAGGCAAGCTGGTGAGTGAGACCGCCGGAACCGTGACCTTTCACAGTGATGGTGCAGGAGATCTGACCCTGAGCTGGGACAAGATCAAGTCCATTCAGACAACGCAGCATTTTGCCGTGATTCAGCAGGGTCAGCATCTCTCACGCAAGAATGCCGATTCCGACGTGCCGAAAGGCGCGGTGGCCATACAGAATGGCAACGTCCAGGTAGGCCCTGAAGGGCAGGCAAAAGAGATTCCACAGGCGAATGTGCAGTACATGGTCGACGCAGCTGCTTATGACAAGGAAGTCCACAGCCATCCGGGCTGGGGCCAGGGATGGAATGGGACTTTAAGCGCAGGCCTCGCCGATGTGGAAGCAACGCAGAACAGCCGTACCTTTACCGGAGCCGCAAATTTCATCCGGACGGTTCCGACCGTGAGCTGGCTTGATCCACGCTACCGGACAATGGCTGATTTTGCTGCGGCATACGGGTCACTTTCGCAGCCCGGCACGGTTACAACCAAGACCAACATTATTCATGCCGGCGCAGAGCAGGACTGGTTTCTTTCGTCGCGGCTTTATGCGCTTGCCGATGTCTCTTTCGATCACAATTACTCCCAGGGCTTGAGCCTTCAGCAGATTTATGGCGGCGGTCTGGGGTTTGTGGCCTACAAGAGCCCAAGGGAGGAGCTCGACCTGAAGGGCGATATCCACTACGAGCGGCAAAATTTTGGATACACCCCCGGCGTCGTGCCTGAGGTCAAAACGCCGGACAAGGATCTGATCGGTGCCGATGCCGGTGATGCGTACATGGTCAAGCTTGTGCACGGCATCGTTCTGAACCAGGGACTGACCGTCACCCCGGCATTCAATACGCCGAGTGCGTGGTCTGCACTGGCGACGGCAGGCCTGGCCTTCCCGGTCTACAAGCGGCTCGGGTTCAACCTTTCGGCTCTCGATGACTTCCTGAATGATCCGGCTTATGGCAGCAAGAAGAACTCCTTCCAGTTCAGCGCCGGTATTACATACACGCTGAAATAA
- the mscL gene encoding large conductance mechanosensitive channel protein MscL, with protein sequence MLKGFRDFVVRGNVVDLAVGVVMGAAFGTVVSALVKDLITPIIAALVKKPDFSGFSFEVNGAKFLYGDFANAVISFLLIAASIYFFVVVPVNSLMSRLKKEQPVVPDKKKCPECKSEVALDARRCAFCTSTLSA encoded by the coding sequence ATGTTGAAAGGATTTCGTGATTTTGTTGTACGCGGCAACGTTGTTGACCTGGCGGTAGGCGTGGTGATGGGCGCAGCGTTTGGCACCGTGGTCAGCGCCCTCGTCAAGGACCTCATTACTCCCATCATTGCGGCTCTCGTGAAGAAGCCCGATTTCTCAGGGTTTTCCTTCGAGGTCAATGGGGCAAAGTTCCTTTACGGAGACTTTGCCAACGCCGTAATTTCGTTCCTCTTGATCGCTGCATCGATCTATTTCTTCGTCGTTGTGCCGGTAAATAGCCTCATGAGCCGGTTGAAGAAAGAACAGCCTGTTGTTCCTGACAAGAAGAAATGCCCCGAATGCAAGAGCGAGGTCGCGCTCGACGCGCGGCGCTGCGCCTTCTGCACATCGACTCTTTCCGCATAA
- a CDS encoding RNA polymerase sigma factor, whose amino-acid sequence MNRPSTGWSSSVPDPDEDLLLQALQAPDGDLRAFEKLVLRYQKRVVANCRGITRDSNNAEDLAQEVLVKVFFGLPGFKRESSFGRWLQRIKINHCLNHLKKQHGRSFVDIGDPDVDTVDELKVKVTAEQLAGAIGDRQIISAVLEAMPNTLRVPLVLCDMDELSYEEVAQSLGIGLSAAKMRIKRAREEFRTRYEKAQSSQATAISR is encoded by the coding sequence ATGAATCGCCCCTCTACTGGCTGGTCCAGTTCTGTCCCAGATCCAGATGAAGATCTCCTGCTCCAAGCGCTGCAAGCGCCCGATGGCGATCTCCGCGCGTTTGAAAAGCTGGTCCTGCGTTACCAGAAGCGCGTGGTTGCCAATTGCCGCGGCATTACACGAGACTCCAACAATGCCGAGGATCTGGCGCAGGAGGTGCTCGTAAAAGTCTTTTTTGGGTTGCCGGGATTCAAGAGAGAGTCATCCTTCGGACGCTGGCTGCAGCGGATCAAGATCAATCACTGCCTGAACCACCTCAAGAAACAGCACGGGCGCTCTTTCGTCGATATCGGTGACCCTGACGTGGACACGGTCGACGAGCTTAAGGTTAAAGTCACCGCTGAGCAACTCGCAGGCGCTATCGGAGACCGACAGATCATCAGCGCTGTACTCGAGGCCATGCCGAACACGCTCAGAGTCCCGCTGGTTCTATGCGACATGGACGAACTGTCCTATGAAGAGGTCGCACAGTCTTTGGGAATTGGCCTCTCAGCAGCCAAGATGCGGATCAAGCGCGCGCGTGAGGAGTTCAGGACACGATACGAAAAGGCACAGTCGTCCCAGGCGACAGCGATTAGCAGATGA
- a CDS encoding mechanosensitive ion channel family protein has product MEEKLFDSFRSLGASVLAALPKVAVGIVLVVLGLVVAKVIEIILRTLLVRLRFDSLVERAGIDKALQRIGLRQQLNLFLPKLIYFLIIFLLAKTASDALGLTAISNAIGAFFDYLPNIIAALLLMILGTTLGQFAGQMVTQAAENAGIDSAPTLGKLVSALIVFIVAMMAIGQLKIDTEMVRIVTSFLLGAGALAFGLAFGLGTRDIVRNIVSGFYVRKVLVIGKPLEVAGQNGVLTAITATHTILESDGRDIVIANSNFMEQTSKQ; this is encoded by the coding sequence ATGGAAGAAAAACTTTTTGATTCATTTCGGAGCCTTGGAGCCTCAGTGCTCGCTGCACTGCCAAAGGTAGCTGTAGGCATTGTGCTGGTGGTTCTAGGCCTTGTCGTCGCCAAGGTCATCGAGATTATCCTGCGTACTCTGCTGGTGCGGTTGCGCTTCGACAGCCTGGTAGAAAGGGCCGGCATCGACAAGGCACTGCAGAGAATCGGCCTGCGCCAGCAACTGAATCTCTTCCTGCCCAAGCTCATCTACTTCCTGATCATCTTCCTGCTGGCCAAGACCGCCAGCGATGCCCTCGGCCTGACTGCCATCTCCAACGCGATCGGAGCCTTCTTCGATTATCTGCCGAACATCATTGCGGCCCTTCTGCTCATGATCCTTGGAACCACCCTTGGACAATTCGCAGGGCAGATGGTGACACAGGCTGCCGAAAATGCGGGCATCGACTCAGCTCCAACGCTCGGCAAGCTGGTCTCCGCGCTGATCGTTTTCATCGTTGCCATGATGGCCATCGGCCAGCTCAAGATCGATACGGAGATGGTCCGCATCGTAACCAGCTTTCTCCTCGGAGCCGGGGCACTTGCCTTTGGACTGGCCTTCGGGCTGGGGACGCGGGACATTGTGCGCAATATTGTGAGCGGATTTTATGTTCGCAAGGTGCTTGTCATCGGCAAGCCGCTAGAGGTCGCAGGGCAAAACGGCGTTCTCACTGCCATTACTGCAACACACACCATTCTCGAAAGCGATGGAAGAGATATCGTGATTGCAAACTCGAACTTCATGGAACAAACGAGCAAGCAGTAG
- a CDS encoding carboxypeptidase-like regulatory domain-containing protein, translated as MKSLLSVLALLLLFSTRTAMAQFTAGVQGSVQDTSGASIPAAKVTIVNDDTKIAQSTTSDSAGVFRFASLGPGNYTVSAVVKGFSNASTAIVLTAAETRNVALTLAIGQVNTSVTVTTQAPLLDTADSRNQQTLDQTALENLPLASRNPTALITLTPGVTGLGASTATNFNPENYVDASANGRGQNGNMYIVDGLDVTSSIRPGVVNLTPNVDSLAETTVQTNTYTVDYGRASSLQTVMSTRSGADQYHGFASEYYTYQGLQARGEFGVPQPEKLAPYHTNNMSFGAGGPVIPGKKFFFFASYEPYLSLTSNGASLQTYEDPAFVAFAQSVRPNSPEVQLFTKYPASNATFRNVFQTAQQAFGPQDTAANTGCGTPSTDNIPCGTAVFDQGNFNSSSYNNSKQYNIRIDKYFSKDRVYGLFYRDTINTGGPSVRPAFNETDNYYTFSLQGNETHTFSPNTLNEAFMGYNRIEGFAPSSGLFTVPIVSVTGLGVGFGDGFALGDYVQHSYHWRDVLTHIHGAHSIKAGYEGWHGDDLAYFAGAYGQPSLSYTNMINLINDDPYSESGLAYDPLTGKPGVRNYGYQETTGGAFVEDTWKVSRKLTINYGIRYDNFGNPYVALKGTVLANFHLGDGATFAQQVANGVMTQQDHVFKKDLNWNFAPRGGFAFDPFANGEWVVRGGFGLYHDYFTLGNAENGLGSNPPGPIVPTFYNNGSTAAPIFGYGTQNTFPFGFPYPAFQGGSLDAKGGLVGSQISVGGVDSSLSSPFTLNWSLAIEHQITRDMTASIGYVGSHSGDLVTGGGNEGATSYGNDVNAYAGDLLAHPSFDSSGNFTGSGTQTRLNTSFGSISYAFNGAIANYQALIVAVKGRFARRGFLTASYTHGKAMDNWQNYPVAYPYSRFYAPSPWDVPNRFSLGVSYLLPGDKLGNSFARHALGGWTLAGTTVLQSGYPFTVYTGNPLALSTTASDGTPLTSANYASEQAAGNLRFAAGSGDFNADGDNNDYPNVTNYKQKHDRKDYQSGHGLFQTCPGGALPCGQFTLPNVGQEGGETPNQFRDPGYADTDFTLKKSTQIWEGVNLELRIDTFNIFNRVNLNGVDTNLADGGFGQTSSTMPPRNMLLGARLNF; from the coding sequence ATGAAATCTCTTCTTTCCGTTCTTGCTCTCCTGCTGCTCTTTTCTACCCGCACAGCGATGGCACAGTTCACTGCCGGTGTACAGGGCAGCGTGCAGGATACAAGCGGTGCTTCGATCCCGGCTGCGAAAGTCACCATCGTCAATGACGATACGAAGATCGCGCAGAGCACCACCAGCGATTCCGCCGGCGTCTTCCGCTTCGCCAGCCTCGGACCAGGCAACTATACCGTCTCCGCCGTGGTTAAGGGCTTCTCCAATGCCTCGACAGCCATCGTGCTTACCGCCGCCGAGACGCGCAACGTCGCACTCACACTCGCCATCGGCCAGGTAAACACCAGCGTTACTGTGACTACGCAGGCTCCGCTGCTCGATACGGCCGACAGCCGCAATCAGCAGACGCTCGATCAGACTGCGCTCGAGAACCTGCCTCTGGCCTCGCGCAATCCCACTGCGCTCATCACGCTCACGCCTGGTGTGACCGGCCTCGGAGCATCGACTGCCACCAACTTCAACCCTGAGAATTACGTTGACGCCAGCGCCAATGGCCGCGGCCAGAACGGCAACATGTACATCGTCGACGGCCTCGACGTGACGAGCAGCATTCGCCCGGGTGTCGTCAATCTCACGCCCAATGTTGATTCGCTGGCCGAGACCACGGTACAGACCAACACCTATACCGTCGACTACGGTCGCGCCAGCTCGCTCCAGACGGTCATGTCCACACGCTCAGGTGCTGATCAGTATCATGGATTTGCCAGCGAGTACTACACCTACCAAGGATTACAGGCGCGCGGTGAGTTCGGTGTACCCCAGCCGGAGAAGCTGGCGCCATATCACACCAACAACATGTCATTCGGCGCCGGCGGTCCGGTGATTCCCGGCAAGAAGTTCTTCTTCTTCGCCAGTTACGAGCCGTATCTTTCGCTCACCTCGAACGGCGCTTCGCTGCAGACCTATGAAGACCCGGCCTTCGTTGCCTTCGCGCAGAGCGTGCGTCCTAACAGCCCTGAGGTGCAGCTCTTTACGAAATACCCGGCCTCGAACGCTACCTTCCGCAACGTTTTTCAGACTGCGCAGCAGGCCTTTGGCCCGCAAGACACGGCAGCCAACACGGGCTGCGGTACGCCGAGCACCGATAACATCCCTTGCGGCACCGCCGTCTTCGATCAGGGGAACTTCAACTCTTCGAGCTACAACAACTCCAAGCAGTACAACATCCGTATCGATAAGTATTTCTCGAAAGACCGCGTCTACGGTCTCTTCTATCGCGACACGATCAACACCGGCGGTCCTTCGGTCCGTCCCGCTTTCAACGAGACCGATAACTACTACACCTTCTCGCTGCAGGGCAACGAGACACATACCTTCTCGCCGAATACGCTCAATGAGGCCTTCATGGGCTACAACCGCATCGAGGGCTTCGCGCCATCCTCGGGCCTCTTTACCGTGCCCATTGTCAGCGTTACCGGCCTCGGTGTTGGCTTTGGTGACGGCTTCGCGCTTGGCGACTATGTGCAGCACAGCTATCACTGGCGCGACGTGCTTACGCACATTCACGGCGCACACTCGATCAAGGCGGGCTACGAGGGCTGGCATGGGGATGACCTTGCCTACTTCGCTGGCGCCTATGGACAGCCGAGCCTGAGCTACACCAACATGATCAACTTGATCAATGATGATCCGTACAGCGAGTCGGGCCTCGCCTACGATCCGCTCACGGGTAAACCTGGTGTCCGCAACTACGGTTATCAGGAGACCACAGGCGGCGCCTTCGTTGAGGACACGTGGAAGGTTTCGCGCAAACTCACCATTAACTACGGCATCCGTTACGATAACTTCGGCAATCCGTATGTCGCGCTCAAGGGTACGGTGCTCGCGAACTTCCACCTGGGCGACGGAGCAACGTTTGCGCAGCAGGTAGCCAATGGCGTGATGACGCAACAGGATCACGTCTTTAAGAAAGACCTCAATTGGAATTTCGCACCACGCGGCGGTTTTGCCTTCGATCCATTCGCCAACGGTGAGTGGGTGGTCCGCGGCGGCTTCGGTCTCTATCACGACTACTTCACGCTCGGAAATGCGGAGAATGGCCTAGGTTCGAATCCGCCTGGACCCATCGTTCCCACCTTCTATAACAACGGTTCCACCGCTGCTCCCATCTTTGGCTACGGCACGCAGAACACCTTTCCCTTCGGCTTCCCCTATCCGGCTTTTCAGGGCGGTTCACTGGATGCCAAGGGCGGACTGGTCGGCTCGCAGATCAGCGTAGGCGGTGTCGACAGTTCGCTGAGCTCTCCTTTCACCCTGAACTGGTCGCTCGCCATCGAGCACCAGATCACGCGTGACATGACGGCGAGCATTGGCTATGTCGGCTCGCACTCCGGAGACCTTGTGACCGGTGGAGGCAATGAGGGCGCAACTTCCTATGGCAACGATGTGAACGCCTATGCTGGCGACCTCCTCGCGCACCCCAGCTTCGACTCCTCCGGCAATTTCACCGGCTCGGGCACCCAGACGCGTCTGAACACCAGCTTCGGCTCCATCAGCTATGCCTTCAACGGTGCTATCGCCAACTATCAGGCACTCATCGTCGCGGTAAAAGGACGTTTCGCTCGCCGCGGTTTCCTGACTGCGTCCTATACGCACGGCAAGGCCATGGATAACTGGCAGAACTATCCCGTGGCTTATCCTTACTCCCGCTTCTATGCGCCCTCGCCATGGGATGTGCCGAATCGCTTCTCGCTGGGAGTCAGCTATCTGCTGCCCGGCGATAAGCTCGGGAACAGCTTTGCCCGGCATGCCCTGGGTGGTTGGACGCTGGCTGGCACGACGGTGCTCCAGTCCGGCTATCCTTTCACCGTCTATACCGGGAATCCGCTCGCGCTCAGCACCACTGCGTCTGACGGCACTCCGCTCACCTCCGCCAACTACGCCAGCGAGCAAGCCGCCGGCAACCTGCGCTTCGCCGCCGGCAGTGGCGACTTTAACGCCGATGGCGATAACAACGACTACCCGAACGTGACGAATTACAAGCAGAAGCATGACCGCAAGGACTATCAGTCCGGCCACGGCCTCTTTCAGACCTGTCCCGGTGGAGCGCTACCCTGCGGTCAGTTCACTCTGCCGAACGTCGGTCAGGAGGGCGGCGAAACACCCAACCAGTTCCGTGATCCAGGTTATGCGGACACCGATTTCACACTCAAGAAGAGTACGCAGATATGGGAGGGCGTGAATCTCGAATTAAGGATCGACACCTTCAACATCTTCAATCGCGTCAATCTCAACGGCGTCGACACCAACCTTGCCGACGGAGGTTTCGGCCAGACATCATCCACGATGCCGCCGCGTAATATGTTGCTCGGTGCACGCCTGAATTTCTGA